ATTACAGACGACCAAACTTTCAACAGGGAAAACACAAGTATGTAAATATACGTGACCAACAATCACGCGCAAAATTTTCACGTACTCCAAATTTAGCCATTTTCATAATGGTTTTGCTTGGTCAACACATCTCAACCACTCTATAATTTTgaacaaattgaaacaaaattCAAGGCATTATGCATGCAATGTAGTGCCGAATGGACTGGTTGATAATTTACTAACCaaagtcctaaaagcaacaagAAAAACAGAGTTACTGATGATGGCTCCAAACATTCATCAGTGACAGCAAGTACCTGGAATGACATTCAATAAGACGCCAACATTCTGTAATTGTGACAAAAATGTGATGAAAGAAAAATCTGATTTCATTCATCAACCAAAACTCTCGAGTCAAAGTGAGACCCTAAAACATAAAATTAGGAAGTAGCTATGGGGACATGTGTAATCTGGATGGTGATAGATCCAATATCATATGACAAGTCAAGTTGGTTTCTAGAGTTCTTCCAGGCCATCCCTGATTATTTTAGCCATCTTTTAACACAAGGTTAAAACAACGCATGGCCCTTCGATGACTTTTTTCACACATGACTTGAGTAAACAGGAAGCTGTCTGAAAATTCTGAATTGTCTCTCCATCTTATTTTTGTGCCGCCACTTGCTAGACAAAAGTATAGGTGGGCATCTTTCATGTGCAATACAGAATAGCTAAGCaattaaatatcaaaaatatacACGATGGTATGTTCAAAACATTACAATGCCCATAACAAGGAAAAATGAAACTGAACGGAAGAGGCCTTAACTCGAAAAGGAAGGAAAGAAAACATACATGACACTACCTCAGACTACAAGTCCCATTATGGTAGCCGCACTTCTTGAAACGAAAATACCAAGACTATGACTGCATCACCTTATTTTGTTCAACACATGTAGGTGCCTTGAATGCTTGACACTTCCACATTGTCCTCTCAAGCGGAAACATGGGATTATTACTTGTAGTACCTTTGCTGATGTTCTCATTGAATGATAATGAACTCTTAGATTTCAAATCCTCTTTAGGACTTGCTTGATCCCTGAAGCTGCAAATGCTGAGGGGCAACTTTTTCTGCTTAAGCCTTCCTTTCTTTTTCCCAATGCTGCAACTATCATTTACAGAATCCCCAAATTTTTCCTTTGACATAATTGATTCTCTTTCCTTGTTATCCGTATTTACAGAGTCAGCTTTACTAGATTGTGATGCTTCCCCATTTTCCATCTTTGTGTGGTCAGATTTATTGAATTTTGTGTTTAAATCTATTCTAACAAGGTCTTTCTCCGAGATAGGCCTATCTGACTCTCTTTCTCTAGTAAAACCATTCCCATTACTCGTGGAAGGACAGCTTCCTTCCATGGATGTACTTCCATTCTGAAGCTTAGTCTTTTCAGAAGGAGAAGACCTCTTCAGCCTCTTGTGTTTTTGATTTGTCGAGTCAGAGGTTGAGTTCTTCAAAATTCTTGGAGAGCTATTTATGGCCCTATGCAATGTCCGAGCTAACTCTTCATCTGTTCTACAATTATCAGTTCTCTTATTCTTACTGTACAACATCTGAACAGGAACATGCTTTTTCATCTTATTCCTCTTCAAATGTTTTTCCCTACTGGTTCCTTCATCAGAGAGAGTAGCAACCAATTCTAGAGCGCACTTAGCAGCAGCCACAGCCTTTGCTGCTTTCGCAGCCTTCTCTTCTGCAATGGCTCTTGCCGCTTTTGCAGCCTTCACAGCTTCTAGAGCTGCCAATCTTGAGGCCTCAGCAATATCCTCATTCGATCGATTAGAGTCTCCAAAATGAAACTTCAATAGATTATTAAGACGCATATCAAAATCACACCCAGGACTACCCACAGTTGGAGGGGATGGGGTAGATGAGTAAACATCGGAATTCTGCTTCTTCAATCCAGCAAGAAGCCGCTTACGCGGAGGCAAAAGCACATCGGCATCCAAGTGATTGATATCACATACATTAGCTTCCATCTTTTTTTCTACATCTACACACTTTCAAACTACAAAAAACAACATTAAAAATCACACCTTTATTAACAcaaagctaaaaaaaaaaaaaaaaaactccatcCTCGTAACAGCTGGCAGCTTGTTATTTCCAAACCCTACATTAGATTCACATGCTATTATCCCTAAACTACCAAAAACTCAATTGCTTCATTCAattcaatccaaatcaaacagAAAATCCAAAATTCAATCCAAACCCACAAACAAGAAGCAGAAAAATAACCCAACAGACATAAAAATGAATCAATTCAGGTCAGTTCAAGATTATTCAACCTTCCAATATCAGAAACAGAGGATTTGTACATAATTCACCATAATCAAGGATAATTAGCTGTTGATTCAAGAGAATTATGCAAATCTAATTGAACTTAGCTCCTTAGatagttttatttaattatttttttgtcccACTTTTGATGTGTAAATGAGATGATGCGCCGAGAATTGAAGACAATGAGAATCAGTGAAGCTAAATACCTGATCTTGTCATTTTACAAATACATGAGAGAAGAAGTTGAAATTAgggtt
The sequence above is a segment of the Solanum dulcamara chromosome 11, daSolDulc1.2, whole genome shotgun sequence genome. Coding sequences within it:
- the LOC129874085 gene encoding uncharacterized protein LOC129874085 gives rise to the protein MEANVCDINHLDADVLLPPRKRLLAGLKKQNSDVYSSTPSPPTVGSPGCDFDMRLNNLLKFHFGDSNRSNEDIAEASRLAALEAVKAAKAARAIAEEKAAKAAKAVAAAKCALELVATLSDEGTSREKHLKRNKMKKHVPVQMLYSKNKRTDNCRTDEELARTLHRAINSSPRILKNSTSDSTNQKHKRLKRSSPSEKTKLQNGSTSMEGSCPSTSNGNGFTRERESDRPISEKDLVRIDLNTKFNKSDHTKMENGEASQSSKADSVNTDNKERESIMSKEKFGDSVNDSCSIGKKKGRLKQKKLPLSICSFRDQASPKEDLKSKSSLSFNENISKGTTSNNPMFPLERTMWKCQAFKAPTCVEQNKVMQS